The following proteins are co-located in the Pseudoalteromonas sp. N1230-9 genome:
- a CDS encoding LysR family transcriptional regulator, producing the protein MQVEDLKLVLKVAEFRSITQASAKLDMRAATASAAIKRVEAALGAELFVRTTRHLRLSAAGERFLPQCQQALATLEQATLALKGEHDEIEGELRVALSSDLGRNIIIPWLDELLDEYPKLSMRPHISDSNVDFYRDSVDFALRYGSPSDSNLYGFKICNVPRLLCATPAYIAEYGAPTHPDELNQHQGLFYQLQDIINNIWEFTNGTERFKVKMQGRRASNDGDLVRRWCVAGKGLAVKSCIDISDDLLTGRVVPVMQNYPYLCAELWLICPSRQSITPAVRLVRDICREKTKAILNQLIEKGILDKRVLDN; encoded by the coding sequence ATGCAGGTTGAAGATCTCAAATTAGTCCTCAAGGTGGCGGAGTTTCGTAGTATAACCCAAGCTTCGGCTAAGTTAGATATGCGCGCTGCGACCGCGAGTGCTGCAATAAAACGAGTAGAGGCAGCACTTGGCGCAGAGCTTTTTGTTCGTACCACTCGTCACTTAAGATTATCAGCTGCGGGAGAGCGTTTTTTACCGCAATGCCAACAAGCATTAGCTACACTTGAGCAGGCAACACTTGCGCTAAAAGGCGAGCATGATGAAATAGAAGGAGAGTTAAGGGTTGCACTTTCTTCAGATTTGGGGCGCAATATTATTATTCCTTGGTTAGATGAGCTTTTGGATGAATATCCCAAACTCAGCATGCGACCACATATCAGTGATAGTAATGTCGACTTTTATCGTGACTCAGTTGACTTTGCGCTTAGGTATGGCTCGCCATCCGACTCAAACCTATACGGGTTTAAAATATGTAATGTGCCAAGGCTCCTATGTGCAACACCAGCGTATATTGCTGAATATGGCGCGCCGACACATCCCGATGAATTAAATCAGCATCAAGGCCTATTTTATCAACTGCAAGATATCATCAATAATATCTGGGAATTTACCAATGGAACCGAGCGTTTTAAGGTGAAAATGCAAGGCCGCCGTGCGTCTAATGATGGTGACCTAGTAAGGCGTTGGTGCGTGGCCGGTAAAGGCCTTGCTGTGAAATCATGCATAGATATCAGTGATGATTTATTAACAGGGCGGGTCGTACCTGTTATGCAAAATTACCCGTACCTTTGTGCAGAGCTTTGGTTAATTTGCCCAAGCAGGCAGTCAATCACACCTGCTGTTCGTTTAGTGAGAGATATATGTCGAGAAAAAACGAAGGCGATTCTCAATCAACTGATTGAAAAAGGTATTTTAGATAAGCGAGTACTCGATAACTAA
- a CDS encoding nitroreductase family protein — translation MTHPIISDLQRRYTSKRYDASKHVSQEDLNIILEALRLSPSSINSQPWKFVVIESEQAKQRLHDSFANKFQFNQVHAKAASHTILFAYNPSYKREDYEKVIDADIANGRTKAENKEQAFGAFAFVDLNTDEQGNNAAWTKSQTYIALGNTMHTVARLGIDSTPMEGVDKELLSELFADELAGYVCEVALAIGYHEPEQDYNAALPKSRLDKNTVIKVI, via the coding sequence ATGACACACCCTATTATTTCTGACTTACAACGCCGTTATACAAGTAAACGCTACGATGCATCAAAACACGTTAGCCAAGAAGATTTAAACATTATTTTAGAAGCGTTACGTTTATCGCCTTCATCAATAAATTCTCAACCTTGGAAATTTGTTGTCATTGAGTCTGAGCAAGCAAAACAACGTCTTCACGATAGTTTTGCTAACAAGTTTCAATTTAATCAGGTGCATGCAAAAGCGGCATCACACACTATTTTATTTGCCTATAATCCAAGCTATAAACGTGAAGATTATGAAAAAGTAATTGATGCTGATATCGCTAACGGCCGAACTAAAGCTGAAAATAAAGAGCAAGCATTTGGGGCGTTTGCCTTTGTCGATTTAAATACCGATGAACAAGGCAATAATGCTGCATGGACCAAGTCACAAACTTACATCGCTTTGGGTAATACTATGCACACAGTGGCGCGTTTAGGTATTGATTCAACGCCGATGGAAGGTGTTGACAAAGAACTGCTGAGTGAGTTATTCGCTGATGAGTTAGCGGGGTATGTTTGTGAAGTAGCCCTTGCTATCGGCTACCATGAACCTGAACAAGATTACAACGCGGCATTACCAAAATCACGATTAGATAAAAATACGGTGATTAAAGTAATTTAA
- a CDS encoding efflux RND transporter permease subunit — MTTHREKGLIAWFARNPVAANLLMIFILVGGLLTAMSVRKQMFPQFESNWISIQAIYPGAAPQEVEEGITIKVEESLEGLEGIKRLITYSNRGFSQAWVEIEEKYDPQEVLDEIKMQVDSINTFPAEMERPIVRRDKFEQEVMILALYGDMSNYQLKELGNDIKDELQALPQINLVNFYSGLNYEIGIEISPDKLREYGLTFRDIATAVRSFSANMSAGQIRSENGYISMRVENQAYRGKEFENLPLLHLPDGAQVLLGDVATINDGFEEGLQYSKYNGKNSLTFEVNASKDQDITKVAAVLKKYLADKAPQLPAGVKLSPIVDLTYYLEGRLNMMIDNMVWGGILVMVVLALFLPLRLAFWVMMGLPVSFLGAFLMMPLGFLDITINLASLFAFILVLGIVVDDAIVVGESASAEIEKHGHSLDNVVRGVKRVAIPATFGVLTTIAAFLPQTLASGPGSAFSKAIGGVIILCLIFSLIESKLILPAHLAAMKNKPANPKNPLHRLRLGMDNGLKSFIDNYYTPFIGHCIHYRYTVIVGFICVLIVSGGMFAGGLVKFVANPKIPHDFPRISIEMNLSSSEQATLETAQTIEKLILDVDKQLEEQYGQAMIRDLSVSLRGRTSARIMAILVEPDLRPIDTFQLSAMWREQMPPLPGVKTLNIEDSIMNGGRDDGDVSFRLEGKDINKLKEVAAKLKEKLNGMQGVGDVNDSLQSATDEVQLELKPLAYSLGLTLSDVASQVSFSYYGLEAQRILRDGEEIKVMIRYPRESRNAVSDITDARIITPTGVEVPLAEVAKVNIVDGVNRIRRENAKRTVNVWAAVNTDQAEPFAIAKEIRDEYLPSLLKSYPGVESNVAGRIQEEMDSVAEQIRDFALSMLIIFALLAIPLRSYSQPFIIMSVIPFGVIGAMFGHMILGMTMSSLSVFGIIAVAGVVVNDSLVMVDFVNKARAEGVAIKDAVMQAGARRFRAILLTSITTFIGVLPIIMETSLQAKIVIPMAVSLAFGVLFATVITLILIPCQYVALEDFKRLISKLKGKKTAPKAELHTSSH; from the coding sequence ATGACCACACATAGAGAAAAAGGCCTGATAGCGTGGTTTGCTCGTAACCCTGTTGCGGCAAACCTGCTGATGATTTTCATCTTAGTGGGCGGCTTGCTTACTGCAATGTCAGTTCGAAAACAAATGTTTCCACAATTCGAAAGTAATTGGATCAGCATTCAAGCAATTTACCCAGGTGCTGCGCCACAAGAGGTTGAAGAAGGTATTACCATTAAGGTCGAGGAGTCTTTAGAAGGGCTCGAAGGTATAAAGCGTTTAATCACTTATTCAAATCGTGGCTTTTCACAAGCATGGGTCGAAATAGAAGAAAAATACGACCCGCAAGAAGTACTTGATGAAATCAAGATGCAGGTGGATTCAATAAACACCTTCCCTGCCGAGATGGAACGCCCTATTGTTCGCCGCGACAAGTTTGAACAAGAAGTGATGATCCTTGCGCTATATGGCGATATGAGCAACTACCAACTCAAAGAACTTGGTAACGACATAAAAGACGAGCTACAAGCTTTACCGCAAATCAACTTGGTCAACTTTTATAGTGGTTTAAACTACGAAATTGGCATTGAAATTAGCCCAGATAAACTGCGTGAATATGGTTTAACTTTCCGTGATATCGCAACCGCAGTGCGTAGTTTTTCAGCGAATATGTCCGCAGGTCAAATTCGCTCTGAAAATGGTTATATTTCGATGCGAGTTGAAAACCAAGCGTATCGTGGTAAAGAGTTCGAAAACCTTCCTTTATTACACCTACCAGATGGCGCGCAAGTATTACTGGGCGACGTAGCAACGATTAATGATGGCTTTGAAGAAGGCTTACAATACTCTAAGTACAATGGTAAAAACTCACTGACATTCGAAGTCAATGCATCAAAAGATCAAGATATAACCAAAGTTGCCGCTGTTCTTAAAAAATACCTAGCAGATAAAGCCCCACAATTACCTGCAGGTGTAAAACTATCGCCTATTGTAGATTTAACTTACTACCTTGAAGGTCGTCTAAACATGATGATCGACAACATGGTTTGGGGTGGTATTTTAGTTATGGTAGTACTTGCTCTATTTTTACCATTACGCTTAGCATTTTGGGTCATGATGGGTCTGCCTGTTTCATTCCTTGGTGCATTTTTAATGATGCCTTTGGGCTTTTTAGATATCACCATCAACTTAGCCTCTTTATTTGCATTCATACTGGTGCTGGGGATTGTGGTTGATGATGCCATTGTAGTCGGTGAATCGGCCAGTGCTGAAATTGAAAAACACGGCCACAGCCTTGATAACGTAGTACGCGGCGTAAAACGCGTTGCCATTCCTGCCACCTTTGGTGTGCTAACCACAATTGCAGCCTTCTTACCACAAACGCTGGCATCTGGCCCAGGCTCAGCCTTCTCTAAAGCTATTGGTGGTGTGATTATCCTTTGCTTAATCTTCTCTTTGATTGAATCAAAACTGATCCTGCCTGCTCACTTAGCAGCAATGAAAAATAAACCAGCGAATCCCAAAAATCCGTTACATCGCTTACGCTTAGGAATGGATAATGGCTTAAAAAGTTTTATTGATAATTACTACACACCATTTATTGGTCACTGCATACACTACCGTTATACCGTGATCGTAGGCTTTATATGTGTATTGATTGTCAGCGGCGGCATGTTTGCAGGTGGATTAGTAAAATTTGTGGCAAACCCTAAGATCCCACATGATTTTCCACGAATTTCTATAGAAATGAACCTGTCATCTTCTGAACAAGCTACACTCGAAACAGCGCAAACTATTGAAAAACTAATTTTAGATGTCGATAAGCAACTTGAAGAGCAATATGGACAAGCAATGATCCGCGACTTATCGGTTAGCCTGCGCGGTCGTACAAGTGCACGCATTATGGCTATTTTAGTTGAACCGGACTTACGCCCTATTGATACCTTCCAATTAAGTGCAATGTGGCGTGAGCAAATGCCGCCTCTGCCTGGCGTGAAAACACTAAACATTGAAGACAGTATCATGAATGGCGGTCGTGATGATGGCGATGTTAGCTTCCGCTTAGAAGGTAAAGACATCAACAAGTTAAAAGAAGTGGCCGCTAAACTAAAAGAAAAGCTCAATGGTATGCAAGGTGTGGGTGATGTTAATGACTCACTGCAATCAGCAACCGATGAAGTACAACTTGAGCTTAAACCGCTTGCTTACAGCCTTGGTTTAACATTATCAGACGTTGCATCACAAGTTAGCTTTAGCTACTACGGTCTTGAAGCACAACGTATCTTACGTGACGGTGAAGAGATTAAAGTGATGATCCGCTACCCTCGTGAATCTCGTAACGCGGTAAGTGACATCACAGATGCACGGATCATTACACCAACTGGTGTAGAAGTTCCCCTTGCAGAGGTCGCAAAAGTAAATATTGTTGATGGTGTAAACCGTATTCGTCGTGAAAATGCAAAACGTACTGTAAACGTTTGGGCTGCGGTTAACACAGACCAAGCAGAACCATTTGCCATTGCGAAAGAAATTCGCGATGAATACTTACCTAGCCTACTGAAAAGCTACCCTGGAGTTGAAAGTAATGTAGCCGGTCGCATTCAAGAAGAAATGGACAGCGTTGCAGAGCAAATACGTGATTTTGCTTTATCTATGCTGATTATCTTTGCATTGTTAGCCATTCCACTGCGTTCATATTCACAGCCGTTCATTATTATGTCGGTTATTCCATTTGGTGTGATAGGTGCCATGTTCGGTCATATGATTTTAGGTATGACCATGAGTAGCCTATCGGTATTCGGTATCATCGCTGTTGCTGGTGTGGTGGTGAATGACTCGCTGGTTATGGTTGATTTTGTTAATAAAGCGCGCGCCGAAGGAGTTGCGATTAAAGATGCTGTCATGCAAGCAGGTGCTCGTCGTTTTAGAGCAATACTACTTACTTCAATTACCACATTTATCGGTGTCTTACCGATTATAATGGAAACAAGCTTACAAGCGAAAATTGTCATCCCTATGGCGGTTTCACTCGCTTTTGGTGTGCTGTTCGCCACGGTGATCACACTTATCTTAATTCCATGTCAGTACGTAGCACTAGAAGACTTTAAGCGCTTAATTAGCAAGCTAAAAGGTAAAAAGACTGCACCTAAAGCTGAGTTACATACAAGCAGTCACTAA
- a CDS encoding serine hydrolase: MKILENYLKPLMLISVLLFANLAFSKEKAQQMADFIQEFHNYKQFNGNVLVAKEGKILFEKSYGYANFEWDIKHSKNSKFRIGSITKQFTAMLILQLAQQGKLKLDEPLATYLPDYRQDSAKKITIRQILNHTSGLGNYTQTKDFGEKYSRNPYSVDQFIRLLCSDDLLFEPGTQFRYSNSGYFILGAVIEKITGKRYQDVLQENILTPLKMANTGYDSHSKIIKYRASGYANNLAGYSNTDYLDMSIPYAAGAMYSTARDLLKWDQALYSNQLLTAEYKKQMYQVSNQRDYALGWEVKKLDKDQYGKALTQIQHGGGINGFNAFISRVIEDKLLIVILNNTGGAPLTPMTNGLLNIYYEKPYEAATEHADSILYKALKVGGIAALKEKYAELVTHHKMPRERTINYFGYELMQMNKLNAAVAVFELNSQHYPDSANTHDSLGEAYLAVGEKQKALISYKRALELDPESESAKNAIKQLH, translated from the coding sequence ATGAAAATATTAGAGAACTATTTAAAGCCATTAATGCTGATATCTGTATTGCTCTTTGCAAACCTTGCTTTTAGTAAAGAAAAAGCACAGCAAATGGCTGACTTTATTCAAGAGTTTCATAATTATAAACAGTTTAATGGTAACGTCTTAGTTGCTAAAGAAGGCAAAATACTTTTTGAAAAAAGTTATGGTTATGCCAACTTCGAATGGGATATAAAACATAGCAAAAATAGTAAGTTTAGGATTGGCTCAATTACAAAGCAATTCACAGCGATGCTAATTCTACAACTAGCTCAACAAGGCAAACTCAAGCTTGACGAACCATTAGCAACCTACCTACCCGATTATAGGCAAGATTCCGCGAAGAAAATAACTATTCGCCAAATACTTAACCATACATCAGGTCTTGGTAATTACACACAAACAAAAGACTTTGGCGAGAAATACAGCAGAAACCCATATAGTGTTGATCAGTTTATCCGCCTGTTATGTAGTGATGATTTATTATTTGAGCCTGGCACACAATTTCGCTATAGCAACTCAGGCTATTTTATTTTAGGGGCAGTAATCGAAAAAATAACAGGAAAACGCTACCAAGATGTCTTGCAGGAAAATATTCTAACACCACTTAAAATGGCTAATACAGGCTACGATTCTCACAGTAAAATAATAAAGTACCGTGCATCGGGTTATGCTAATAACCTAGCAGGTTATAGCAACACTGACTATCTAGATATGTCCATTCCTTATGCTGCAGGTGCAATGTACTCAACCGCACGTGATTTATTAAAATGGGATCAAGCTCTTTACTCTAACCAACTGTTGACTGCTGAATATAAAAAGCAAATGTACCAAGTATCTAACCAACGAGATTATGCGCTCGGCTGGGAGGTTAAAAAGTTAGATAAAGATCAATATGGTAAAGCTTTGACTCAAATACAGCATGGCGGTGGTATTAATGGCTTTAATGCATTCATTAGCCGAGTTATTGAAGATAAACTCCTAATCGTTATTTTAAATAACACAGGTGGTGCACCATTAACCCCCATGACTAATGGGCTTCTCAATATTTATTACGAAAAGCCTTATGAAGCGGCTACTGAGCATGCTGATAGCATACTATACAAAGCACTTAAGGTTGGCGGTATTGCTGCACTAAAAGAAAAATATGCAGAGCTCGTCACTCATCATAAAATGCCTCGTGAACGAACGATTAATTACTTTGGCTATGAATTAATGCAAATGAATAAATTAAATGCAGCGGTGGCAGTATTTGAACTCAATAGTCAGCATTATCCCGACTCTGCCAATACCCATGACAGCCTAGGTGAAGCCTATTTAGCAGTTGGGGAAAAGCAAAAAGCGCTCATCAGTTATAAAAGAGCCCTTGAGTTAGATCCTGAAAGTGAAAGTGCAAAAAACGCTATTAAGCAACTTCACTAA
- a CDS encoding YkgJ family cysteine cluster protein, whose amino-acid sequence MACRLGCGACCIAPSISSPIPGMPNGKAAGERCIQLDDNNLCKLFGDASRPKVCSDFSATIDVCGKTNEQALYLITELEQMT is encoded by the coding sequence ATGGCATGTAGATTAGGCTGTGGCGCCTGTTGTATTGCACCTAGTATTAGCTCACCGATACCAGGAATGCCAAACGGGAAAGCGGCGGGAGAGCGCTGTATTCAACTTGACGATAATAACCTATGTAAATTATTTGGTGATGCCTCAAGGCCAAAGGTGTGTAGCGACTTTTCTGCCACTATTGATGTGTGTGGTAAGACTAACGAACAAGCACTGTATTTAATTACTGAACTTGAGCAGATGACTTAA
- a CDS encoding efflux RND transporter periplasmic adaptor subunit translates to MASKKQIILPIAVLVGGLGMAFAFASMKQAPVEKPEQDNRPLVSIKPLNFDAITLDVKSHGIVKPKNHTELVAQVSGQVVSLSEQFVQGGFVKQGDILARIDPNDYEAALIEAEAGLAQASSALEIERAQVSVAQAEWDRIKGDSNQVIPSKLYLRKPQLAEKLASYRAAQASVKRAKRNLERTYIKAPYDAIIDERLISLGSVVNPGSSFGSLSSTSIAEVRLPVADKDLQYLNNQGIGANVSISAEFAGKQTTWQATIVRSEGVVDQRSRMNYLVAQVATPYEQKQPLRFGSYINATIEGRALDNAIVVPHHLVKDKKVAVLQDGETLTFKTLNIVREQNGMVIADNGLANGEKLITSALEYPTEGMAVKLDNAELSVPTTQLALKEE, encoded by the coding sequence GTGGCTAGTAAAAAACAAATCATTCTTCCTATCGCCGTATTAGTCGGTGGCCTAGGAATGGCTTTTGCGTTTGCTTCAATGAAACAAGCGCCGGTCGAAAAACCAGAACAAGACAACCGTCCGCTTGTATCAATAAAACCATTGAACTTTGATGCTATTACGCTCGATGTAAAATCACATGGAATCGTGAAGCCAAAAAACCACACGGAGTTAGTCGCACAAGTCAGTGGCCAAGTTGTGTCACTGTCTGAGCAATTTGTACAAGGTGGATTTGTTAAGCAAGGCGACATTCTAGCACGTATTGATCCAAATGATTACGAAGCAGCACTAATCGAAGCAGAAGCAGGCCTTGCTCAAGCCAGTTCGGCTCTTGAAATTGAACGTGCGCAGGTATCTGTAGCGCAAGCTGAATGGGATCGCATCAAAGGTGACTCAAACCAAGTTATTCCGTCAAAGTTATATTTACGCAAACCTCAGCTTGCTGAAAAATTAGCAAGCTACCGCGCTGCACAAGCGAGTGTAAAACGTGCAAAACGTAATTTAGAGCGCACTTACATTAAAGCACCTTATGATGCCATTATCGACGAGCGATTAATTAGCTTAGGCAGTGTGGTAAACCCTGGCAGTAGCTTTGGTAGCTTAAGCTCAACCTCTATAGCAGAGGTTCGTCTTCCAGTTGCTGATAAAGACTTGCAATATCTAAACAACCAGGGCATTGGTGCAAATGTGTCAATCAGTGCTGAATTTGCAGGTAAACAAACAACATGGCAAGCAACTATTGTTCGCAGCGAAGGCGTTGTTGACCAACGTAGCCGTATGAACTACTTAGTTGCTCAAGTCGCAACGCCTTATGAGCAAAAACAACCTTTACGCTTTGGCTCATATATTAATGCGACGATTGAAGGCCGTGCCCTCGATAATGCTATTGTCGTACCGCACCACTTAGTTAAAGATAAAAAAGTCGCTGTATTACAAGATGGCGAAACACTGACATTCAAAACGCTGAATATCGTGCGTGAGCAAAATGGCATGGTGATCGCTGATAATGGCTTGGCTAATGGTGAAAAGTTAATTACCTCTGCACTTGAGTATCCCACAGAAGGTATGGCTGTAAAACTCGATAACGCTGAATTGAGTGTACCTACAACACAATTAGCACTGAAAGAGGAATAA
- a CDS encoding TonB-dependent receptor plug domain-containing protein translates to MVRAVQLTLPALFVTCSVLAEDANNIEQITVEVSATANKEPVGTFDAPVSNLEYDPRVDLQSRNMAEAQADVTIRGGIFENTGFRVGSSTLFDPQSGHYFAEIPVAPQMLTGPAILTGADNALYGMNSSVGTVSFGWRPITSTGSVSLGTGTNDFNLLSIHAAHSQKLESMPDWRLGFEGEYSNSQSDGSIDNGDHDFERASARIQLASDSSQTDLMFGRQEKFFGWPNLYTPFNFNETEDLETKLLMLNHKQMYGENNSFEVTGYYRKHNDHYILSRENPAIFEAFHETTVKSLGLSGRHSLNNSFAVNYSGQFIADSIESTSLENNFTSRNYTKLSILPEYKTALASNKELTVRVGAAFDDTNRDSSDTSFIADASLKVVNQNGSEHTWYASYAEATQVPGYTAIGGSETGGLFRSNYDLERETTDNLELGLLIEESSWRLDSAIFYRKDKNLTDWTYRFDATSARFANPVDIDTLGVEFLANKSFDNTELIASYTYLEKSEDYGTADIDASFYALNYPDHRVTLGAVWQPMDVLELRIDNEWRKQHRNRLRSSDDEAFFTQLTLKFTPAQLENVFITFAADNIWDESFEEVPGTPGRGEQYTLSATYTW, encoded by the coding sequence ATGGTACGCGCAGTACAGCTTACACTTCCCGCTTTATTCGTCACTTGCTCAGTGCTAGCAGAAGACGCAAACAATATTGAACAAATCACCGTTGAAGTCTCAGCAACCGCAAACAAGGAGCCTGTCGGCACTTTTGATGCGCCTGTATCAAATTTAGAATATGACCCCCGTGTAGATTTGCAATCGCGCAATATGGCTGAAGCACAAGCTGATGTAACCATCCGTGGTGGTATTTTCGAAAATACCGGCTTTCGTGTTGGCAGTAGTACCTTATTCGACCCACAATCGGGTCACTACTTCGCTGAAATTCCTGTTGCGCCACAAATGCTTACTGGCCCTGCCATTTTAACAGGTGCTGATAACGCACTGTATGGCATGAACAGCTCCGTTGGCACAGTTTCATTTGGCTGGCGTCCTATCACAAGCACTGGGAGTGTTTCACTTGGCACTGGCACAAATGACTTTAACTTATTAAGTATTCATGCTGCCCACAGCCAAAAGCTTGAAAGTATGCCCGATTGGCGGTTAGGGTTTGAAGGTGAATATTCAAACTCGCAAAGTGATGGCTCAATTGATAATGGCGATCACGACTTTGAACGTGCCTCAGCGCGCATTCAACTTGCCAGTGACTCATCACAAACTGATTTAATGTTCGGACGCCAAGAGAAGTTTTTTGGTTGGCCGAACCTTTACACACCATTTAATTTTAACGAAACTGAAGATCTTGAAACCAAGCTATTGATGCTAAACCACAAACAAATGTATGGTGAAAACAATAGTTTTGAAGTAACAGGTTATTATCGCAAACATAACGACCATTACATTTTGTCTCGTGAAAACCCAGCTATATTTGAAGCGTTTCATGAAACCACGGTTAAATCATTAGGTTTGTCGGGTCGTCATTCGCTCAATAACAGCTTTGCAGTTAACTACTCAGGACAGTTTATTGCTGATTCAATTGAATCAACATCTCTTGAAAACAACTTTACCTCACGCAATTACACTAAACTAAGTATCTTGCCTGAGTACAAGACTGCCCTTGCATCTAATAAAGAACTTACTGTTCGTGTTGGTGCTGCATTTGATGATACTAACCGTGATAGCTCAGATACCTCTTTTATTGCCGATGCAAGCCTGAAAGTGGTTAATCAAAATGGCAGTGAACATACTTGGTATGCATCATACGCAGAAGCAACACAAGTTCCCGGTTATACCGCCATAGGCGGCAGCGAAACGGGCGGATTATTTAGAAGTAACTACGACCTTGAGCGCGAAACGACTGATAACCTTGAGCTAGGTTTATTGATTGAAGAGTCATCTTGGCGTTTAGATTCAGCTATCTTCTACCGTAAAGATAAAAACCTTACGGATTGGACATATCGCTTTGATGCAACCTCAGCACGTTTTGCAAACCCAGTTGATATAGACACCTTAGGTGTTGAATTTCTTGCGAATAAATCGTTTGACAACACAGAGCTAATTGCCAGTTACACCTATTTAGAAAAATCAGAAGACTATGGCACGGCAGATATTGATGCCAGCTTTTATGCGCTTAACTACCCTGACCACCGTGTAACACTGGGTGCAGTATGGCAGCCTATGGATGTACTTGAACTGCGCATTGATAACGAATGGCGTAAGCAACATAGAAACCGCCTACGCAGCTCTGACGATGAAGCCTTCTTTACTCAATTAACGCTAAAATTCACGCCAGCTCAGCTTGAGAATGTGTTTATCACTTTTGCTGCTGACAACATTTGGGATGAATCATTCGAAGAAGTCCCAGGTACTCCAGGCCGCGGCGAGCAATACACGCTAAGCGCGACTTATACGTGGTAA
- the ribB gene encoding 3,4-dihydroxy-2-butanone-4-phosphate synthase — MQSSLLSQFGEPLERVERAIAALQQGEGVLVVDDENRENEGDFVYSAQHLTTEQMAMMIREGSGIVCLCMGDERVKQLDLPQMVEHNTSQNKTAYTVTIEAKTGVTTGVSAADRVTTIKAATAEKAKPEDLSRPGHVFGLRAQTGGVLVRRGHTEASVDLMQLAGLAPFGVICELTNPDGSMARLPEVSTFATAHAMPVVSIEDLVAYIEFNQKQAC, encoded by the coding sequence ATTCAGTCTTCTTTACTAAGCCAGTTTGGCGAACCACTTGAACGCGTTGAGCGTGCTATTGCTGCATTGCAGCAAGGTGAAGGCGTGCTTGTGGTAGATGACGAAAACCGTGAAAACGAAGGTGATTTTGTGTATTCAGCACAGCACCTAACAACCGAACAAATGGCCATGATGATCCGTGAAGGCAGCGGTATTGTGTGTCTTTGTATGGGCGATGAGCGTGTTAAACAACTCGACTTACCGCAAATGGTTGAGCATAACACCAGTCAGAACAAAACTGCGTATACTGTCACTATTGAAGCTAAAACGGGTGTAACAACAGGCGTTTCAGCGGCTGATCGCGTCACCACAATTAAAGCAGCCACAGCAGAAAAAGCAAAACCAGAAGATTTATCTCGCCCAGGCCATGTGTTTGGTTTACGTGCGCAAACAGGCGGGGTGCTTGTTCGAAGAGGTCATACCGAAGCGTCAGTTGATTTAATGCAGTTAGCGGGATTAGCGCCTTTTGGAGTTATTTGTGAATTAACAAACCCAGATGGCTCAATGGCTCGCTTACCAGAGGTAAGCACGTTTGCCACTGCGCATGCTATGCCTGTCGTCTCGATTGAAGACTTGGTAGCCTATATCGAGTTTAATCAAAAACAGGCGTGCTAA